A genomic region of Burkholderia humptydooensis contains the following coding sequences:
- a CDS encoding FecCD family ABC transporter permease, protein MKFNALLNSLYASTVRNISRSQSAVFTGRLALATLALGLIAIMVTALCIGPYRLPLERVLAAMFASDASLLHDPELRQMRYVLLEIRAPRVIMAILVGGGLGLSGSAMQALFRNPLADPGLLGISSSAAFGAAAMIVLGSLFLPHPVVFGYLPVAAFACAFAASLLMYSFAASSGRLAIPLLLLAGIAVNALAIGGIGLLIYVSNGEQLRTLTFWNLGSVAGANWTIIAAVAPIIALGGGLLLGHRRALNALQLGETEAQHLGVPVLRVKRVVLFGVALCVGTLVACTGVIGFVGLVAPHCMRLLGGPDQRFVMPAAALFGAILMLLADLGARTLHAPAEIPLGILTALFGAPFFLALLLKKKAVWGM, encoded by the coding sequence ATGAAATTCAACGCGCTGCTAAATTCCCTTTATGCGTCCACTGTGAGGAATATTTCAAGGTCCCAGTCTGCTGTATTTACCGGCCGACTAGCGTTGGCTACGTTGGCTCTTGGTCTCATCGCCATCATGGTCACCGCGCTATGCATTGGTCCCTATCGGCTCCCGCTTGAGCGGGTTCTAGCGGCGATGTTCGCAAGCGACGCGTCATTGCTCCATGATCCCGAGTTGCGACAAATGCGCTACGTGCTGCTCGAAATCCGTGCTCCACGGGTCATCATGGCGATTCTGGTGGGAGGGGGTTTGGGCTTGTCGGGAAGTGCCATGCAGGCTCTCTTTCGAAATCCTCTTGCCGATCCCGGGTTGCTTGGCATATCGAGCAGCGCTGCATTCGGTGCCGCGGCGATGATCGTGCTGGGATCTCTCTTCCTTCCCCACCCGGTAGTGTTCGGCTACCTTCCGGTGGCTGCATTCGCATGTGCATTCGCCGCTTCATTGCTGATGTATAGTTTCGCGGCATCAAGCGGCCGACTTGCCATACCCCTGCTGCTGCTCGCAGGTATTGCGGTCAACGCGCTCGCTATCGGCGGTATCGGTCTGCTCATTTATGTCTCCAACGGCGAGCAGTTGCGGACACTCACATTCTGGAACCTCGGTAGCGTAGCGGGTGCGAATTGGACAATTATCGCGGCAGTCGCTCCGATCATCGCGCTCGGTGGTGGGTTGCTGCTAGGTCATCGACGGGCACTTAACGCGCTGCAGTTGGGGGAGACTGAAGCACAGCATCTCGGTGTCCCGGTGTTGCGCGTCAAGCGAGTCGTGCTCTTCGGCGTCGCACTATGCGTTGGTACACTAGTCGCGTGCACGGGAGTAATCGGCTTCGTCGGCCTCGTTGCTCCGCACTGCATGCGGCTGCTTGGCGGGCCCGACCAACGTTTCGTTATGCCGGCAGCCGCGCTGTTCGGTGCGATCCTGATGCTACTCGCGGACCTCGGCGCGCGTACCTTGCACGCCCCCGCCGAAATTCCTCTCGGCATTCTAACTGCCCTGTTTGGCGCGCCGTTCTTTCTCGCCTTATTGTTAAAGAAGAAGGCCGTATGGGGGATGTGA
- a CDS encoding ABC transporter substrate-binding protein yields the protein MIDRKRRALSFALLASLATGLARPVRAESVARPYSVVDDRGVTLHFDTAPSRLAAISYFGADTALALGVQPIASTFLVRNRRPAHLLDRMDRVIDLGQRASPNLELLASAHVDLVVAIRRYTEANAAQLRQIAPYLALDLETGDDSDRSIALVGAALGHAEAAAALNRRFADVLAGFRTRAGSRRASRYLFVWGAGVAPWAFYDENMTCSLLNALGGVNIAGRNPLPSQRDNTAFQMSLETLLLAKPDIIFVYDDSGRRGFETNPVWQHLVSTRRVRIVSVGDHWIESLGPIARHAVLAEAAAFLHPEVFALPDLREITLSYFRRVA from the coding sequence ATGATTGACCGCAAGCGTCGTGCACTGTCGTTCGCGTTGCTGGCTTCGCTGGCGACGGGACTTGCGCGGCCCGTTCGCGCGGAGTCGGTTGCCCGGCCGTACAGCGTCGTGGACGATCGCGGCGTGACGCTGCACTTCGATACCGCGCCGAGCCGGCTTGCGGCGATTTCGTATTTCGGGGCTGATACCGCGTTGGCGCTCGGCGTGCAGCCGATCGCGTCGACGTTTCTCGTGCGCAATCGGCGGCCCGCCCATCTGCTGGACAGGATGGATCGCGTGATCGACCTTGGGCAGCGTGCGAGCCCGAACCTGGAACTGCTGGCGAGCGCGCATGTGGACCTCGTCGTCGCGATCCGTCGCTATACCGAGGCGAACGCGGCGCAGCTTCGGCAGATCGCGCCGTATCTTGCACTCGATCTGGAGACCGGCGACGACAGCGACCGCAGCATCGCGCTCGTCGGGGCGGCGCTTGGTCACGCCGAGGCGGCCGCCGCGCTCAACCGGCGCTTTGCCGACGTGCTCGCGGGATTCCGCACGCGGGCAGGATCGCGCCGCGCGTCGCGGTACCTGTTCGTCTGGGGAGCGGGCGTTGCGCCGTGGGCGTTCTACGACGAGAACATGACCTGTTCGCTACTGAATGCGCTGGGTGGCGTCAACATCGCCGGGCGCAATCCGCTGCCGTCGCAGCGCGACAATACGGCGTTCCAGATGAGCCTCGAGACGCTGTTGCTGGCGAAGCCCGACATTATTTTCGTGTACGACGACAGCGGCCGGCGCGGCTTCGAGACCAATCCGGTGTGGCAGCACCTGGTGTCGACGCGCCGGGTGAGGATCGTGAGCGTGGGTGATCACTGGATCGAATCGCTCGGGCCGATCGCGCGACATGCGGTGCTGGCCGAAGCGGCCGCGTTCCTGCACCCGGAAGTGTTCGCGTTGCCGGACTTGCGCGAAATCACGTTGTCGTATTTCAGGCGCGTGGCTTGA
- a CDS encoding ABC transporter ATP-binding protein encodes MTLVAHNLSLGYGPRRIVDSLSLSIESGRITVLLGPNGSGKSTLLRALAGLLAPRGGDALLDDVSLRQWPRRKLARRVAFLAQAQDIPSGLTVQELVRHGRFAYRTWLRGETDDDREAVEWALEMTGLVTMRDRSLVALSGGERQRVWIAMALAQRADILLLDEPTTYLDLGHQLDVMQTLRRLNEEFGLTLVMSLHDLNQAMRFADRAIVMRDGRLVADGAPVDVLTPAFVADVFHVRSERLHGASDGVPVCHPLGYAAPGGDENGAGQAVRDAVPSIGTAGDD; translated from the coding sequence ATGACACTCGTCGCCCACAATCTTTCGCTCGGATATGGCCCGCGCCGCATCGTCGACAGCCTGTCGCTGTCGATCGAATCAGGTCGGATCACCGTGCTGCTCGGTCCGAACGGCTCGGGCAAGAGCACGCTGTTGCGCGCGCTGGCCGGCCTGCTCGCGCCGCGCGGCGGCGATGCGCTACTCGACGACGTGTCGCTGCGGCAATGGCCACGCCGAAAGCTCGCGCGTCGCGTCGCGTTCCTGGCCCAGGCGCAGGACATTCCGTCCGGCCTGACGGTGCAGGAACTCGTCCGCCACGGACGGTTTGCGTACCGAACCTGGCTGCGTGGCGAAACTGACGACGATCGCGAAGCGGTCGAATGGGCGCTGGAGATGACCGGGCTCGTCACGATGCGCGATCGTTCGCTCGTCGCGCTGTCGGGCGGCGAACGTCAGCGCGTATGGATCGCGATGGCGCTCGCGCAGCGCGCGGACATCTTGCTGCTCGACGAGCCGACGACCTATCTCGACCTCGGCCATCAGCTCGACGTGATGCAGACGCTGCGGCGGCTCAACGAGGAATTCGGGCTGACGCTCGTGATGTCGCTGCACGACCTGAACCAGGCGATGCGTTTTGCGGACCGGGCGATCGTGATGCGCGACGGCCGGCTTGTGGCCGACGGCGCGCCAGTCGACGTGCTGACGCCGGCGTTCGTCGCGGACGTATTCCATGTGCGCAGCGAGCGGCTGCATGGCGCGAGCGACGGTGTGCCGGTCTGCCATCCGCTCGGCTATGCGGCGCCCGGCGGCGATGAGAACGGTGCCGGGCAGGCCGTTCGCGATGCCGTGCCGTCGATCGGGACAGCCGGGGATGATTGA
- a CDS encoding FecCD family ABC transporter permease, which produces MKGGPSRPIGTPHARRAGWAAILMLTVVLSVRFGAADFPLTAVAQALIHRDGARDVAFVMWDLRLPRVLLALMIGAQLAASGLVLQAALRNPLAEPGVIGVSSGATLGVMLLLLVANFAGALDGSRLDAYDITWMPLVAQAGGIGAALGVYALAWRSGTAPFRLTLMGVAVSAAMYAVAMTILAGWGSSRIEVLLTWLAGNLYARGWQHVLLLAPWTAATIVLLPVVLPAVQVLSLGDDAATSVGLNVERWRLAAIVYAGFAAAGAVAIAGPVAFVGLIAPHLARLAVGGPLARQAPFALLCGALITALADLAGRVVVAPAEIPVGAVTALFGAPLFLHLLSRSSR; this is translated from the coding sequence ATGAAGGGCGGGCCGAGCCGGCCGATTGGCACGCCGCACGCGCGTCGCGCAGGATGGGCCGCGATCCTGATGCTCACGGTCGTCCTGTCGGTGCGTTTCGGCGCGGCTGATTTCCCGTTGACGGCGGTCGCTCAGGCACTGATCCATCGCGACGGCGCGCGCGATGTTGCCTTCGTGATGTGGGATCTGCGCCTGCCGCGCGTGCTGCTTGCACTGATGATCGGCGCGCAACTGGCGGCGAGCGGGCTCGTGCTGCAGGCGGCGCTGCGCAATCCGCTCGCGGAGCCCGGCGTGATCGGCGTGTCGTCCGGCGCGACGCTCGGCGTGATGCTCCTGCTGCTCGTCGCGAACTTCGCCGGCGCGCTCGACGGCAGCCGCCTCGACGCATACGACATCACGTGGATGCCGCTCGTCGCGCAGGCAGGCGGCATCGGCGCGGCGCTGGGCGTCTACGCGCTCGCGTGGCGCAGCGGCACGGCGCCGTTCCGGCTGACCTTGATGGGCGTTGCGGTCAGCGCGGCGATGTATGCGGTCGCGATGACGATACTCGCGGGCTGGGGTTCGAGCCGCATCGAGGTGCTGCTGACGTGGCTCGCGGGCAACCTGTACGCGCGCGGCTGGCAGCACGTGCTGCTGCTCGCGCCGTGGACCGCGGCAACGATCGTGCTGCTGCCGGTCGTTCTGCCGGCGGTGCAGGTGTTGTCGCTCGGCGACGACGCGGCGACGAGCGTCGGGCTGAACGTCGAGCGGTGGCGTCTCGCAGCGATCGTCTATGCAGGTTTCGCGGCAGCCGGTGCCGTAGCGATTGCCGGCCCGGTCGCGTTCGTCGGCCTGATCGCGCCGCATCTCGCGCGGCTTGCCGTGGGCGGCCCGCTCGCGCGGCAGGCACCGTTCGCGCTTCTTTGCGGTGCATTGATCACCGCGCTTGCGGATCTGGCCGGGCGCGTCGTCGTCGCACCGGCCGAGATTCCGGTGGGGGCGGTCACCGCGCTGTTCGGTGCGCCGCTGTTTCTCCATCTGCTGTCCCGGTCGTCGCGATGA
- a CDS encoding FecCD family ABC transporter permease produces MPGKACGGRARVGAVALVLIGGLVAIALASLCAGNLVLSPAAALDALAGGDTPAAQVVHTLRLPRLIAALMVGASLAVAGALMQGITRNPLADPTLTAVVSGAALAVVAATVLAPAWSASMLPFVALAGGGIAATLTFALAWRARLSPLRLSLAGTTIAALSSAGVISLMIVAGPQAGPLFYWLAGGFAGVGWQQVAMVAPWTVAGLAAALAGARVLDTLALGDEAAQSVGLDLLRWRLVLGGIAVALSASVVSIAGPVGFVGLCVPHFARVALGGGYRRTLGVTALAGALLVSAADLVARTVAAPRELPVGFLTALVATPLLIAVIRRDEGVST; encoded by the coding sequence TTGCCGGGGAAGGCATGCGGGGGACGCGCACGGGTCGGCGCGGTCGCGCTCGTGTTGATCGGCGGCCTCGTTGCGATCGCGCTCGCGAGCCTGTGCGCCGGCAACCTCGTGCTGAGTCCCGCGGCTGCGCTCGATGCGCTGGCCGGCGGCGACACGCCCGCCGCGCAGGTCGTTCACACGCTGCGGCTGCCGCGCCTGATCGCGGCGTTGATGGTCGGGGCGAGCCTCGCGGTCGCAGGCGCGCTGATGCAGGGCATCACGCGCAATCCGCTCGCCGACCCGACGCTGACAGCCGTCGTCAGCGGCGCGGCGCTAGCGGTCGTGGCGGCGACCGTGTTGGCGCCAGCCTGGTCCGCAAGCATGCTGCCGTTCGTGGCGCTGGCCGGCGGTGGCATCGCGGCGACGCTCACGTTCGCGCTGGCGTGGCGCGCGCGGCTGTCACCGTTGCGTTTGTCGCTGGCCGGAACGACGATTGCCGCGCTCAGCAGCGCGGGCGTCATTTCGCTGATGATTGTGGCGGGTCCGCAGGCGGGACCCTTGTTCTACTGGTTGGCCGGCGGCTTCGCGGGTGTCGGCTGGCAGCAGGTCGCGATGGTCGCGCCGTGGACCGTCGCAGGGCTCGCCGCCGCGCTGGCCGGTGCGCGCGTGCTCGACACGCTCGCGCTCGGCGACGAAGCGGCGCAGAGCGTCGGCCTCGACCTGTTGCGCTGGCGTTTGGTGCTCGGCGGCATCGCGGTCGCGTTGTCGGCGTCGGTGGTGTCGATCGCGGGGCCGGTCGGCTTCGTCGGACTGTGCGTGCCGCATTTCGCGCGTGTCGCGCTCGGGGGCGGTTATCGCCGGACGCTGGGCGTGACGGCGCTGGCGGGCGCGTTGCTCGTGTCGGCCGCGGATCTCGTCGCCCGCACGGTTGCCGCGCCGCGCGAACTGCCGGTCGGCTTTCTGACTGCGCTGGTCGCCACGCCGCTGCTGATCGCGGTGATTCGCCGCGACGAAGGAGTATCGACATGA
- a CDS encoding MATE family efflux transporter, whose amino-acid sequence MKPHGQFWLDARHIGALAAPLILTQLAQVALTTTDIVMMGMLGPREIAAGGLALTLFNQLRTMGTGLVTGTGNLVAFANGQDDAARIMRLVRASFALSTLAALAFVLLMLAVERPLVWLGQNPGVARQTALYLAAAAPGMLPCLWFQSLRQYTVGLRKPGPLLAITVVSIAVNAVLDYALMFGRLGFPELGLTGVACATSVVYLLSFVAFLTIAKRRAALREHLSLAFWRADADAFRQTLKMGVPIAATYGSEAAFFTVLTLVIGTLGTDALAAQTVVNQVIYIVFMISVGLSHASSISISHACAQHDYRGARRLGYTGLALGVGAMLIVALPYLVAPTSVLAPFLARGSAANADVLRLAAGLLTIAALLQIFDCSQNIGVGILRGLGDVTSSFRISIVGYWMIGLPVAWAAGVMLGYGIYGIWIGLAIGLAATSSMLLRKFEYRLDALAKQAGAARS is encoded by the coding sequence ATGAAACCTCACGGACAGTTCTGGCTCGACGCCCGGCACATCGGCGCGCTTGCCGCGCCGCTCATCCTTACCCAGCTCGCGCAGGTCGCGCTGACCACGACCGACATCGTGATGATGGGGATGCTCGGTCCGCGCGAGATCGCTGCCGGCGGTCTCGCGCTCACGTTGTTCAACCAGTTGCGCACGATGGGGACGGGCCTCGTCACGGGCACCGGCAATCTGGTCGCGTTCGCGAACGGGCAGGACGACGCCGCGCGGATCATGCGTCTCGTCCGAGCGAGCTTTGCGTTGTCGACGCTCGCCGCGCTCGCGTTCGTACTGCTGATGCTGGCCGTCGAGCGGCCGCTCGTGTGGCTCGGCCAGAATCCCGGCGTCGCGCGGCAGACCGCGCTCTATCTGGCGGCGGCAGCGCCCGGTATGCTGCCGTGCCTGTGGTTCCAGTCGCTGCGCCAATACACAGTCGGGCTGCGCAAGCCCGGGCCGCTGCTCGCGATCACGGTCGTGTCGATCGCGGTCAACGCGGTGCTCGACTACGCGTTGATGTTCGGCCGCCTCGGGTTCCCCGAACTCGGCCTGACCGGCGTCGCGTGCGCGACGAGCGTGGTGTACCTGCTGTCGTTCGTCGCGTTTCTGACGATTGCGAAGCGCCGGGCGGCACTGCGGGAGCACCTGTCGCTGGCCTTCTGGCGGGCCGACGCCGATGCGTTCAGGCAGACGTTGAAGATGGGCGTGCCGATTGCCGCGACCTACGGGTCGGAGGCCGCATTCTTCACCGTGCTCACGCTCGTGATCGGCACGCTCGGCACCGATGCGCTGGCGGCTCAGACGGTCGTCAATCAGGTGATCTACATCGTGTTCATGATTTCGGTCGGGTTGTCGCACGCGTCGTCGATCAGCATCAGCCACGCATGCGCGCAGCACGACTATCGCGGTGCGCGGCGGCTCGGCTATACGGGGCTCGCGCTCGGCGTCGGCGCGATGCTGATCGTCGCGCTGCCGTACCTCGTCGCGCCGACGAGTGTGCTCGCCCCTTTTCTGGCGCGCGGCTCGGCGGCGAATGCCGACGTGCTGCGGCTCGCGGCGGGGCTGCTGACGATCGCGGCGCTGCTGCAGATCTTCGATTGCAGCCAGAACATCGGCGTCGGCATCCTGCGCGGGCTCGGCGACGTGACGAGTTCGTTCCGCATCTCGATCGTCGGCTACTGGATGATCGGGCTGCCGGTCGCGTGGGCCGCCGGCGTCATGCTCGGCTACGGCATCTACGGCATCTGGATCGGACTCGCGATCGGGTTGGCCGCGACCTCGTCCATGCTGCTGCGCAAGTTCGAGTACCGGCTGGACGCGCTGGCGAAACAGGCCGGCGCGGCACGCTCGTGA